From Candidatus Methylomirabilis tolerans:
ACGCGTATCCTCGAACGCCTGCTCCATCAGAAGATCGTAGTTGGTCGTGAAGATCTCAATTGGGTTCTCGCGTCGCACCGCATCCACCCAAGAAGCGGTGCAGTGGTACGGCGTCTCGGAATTGGGCAGCATCTTGTCCGCGACGCGATGGATGAGCTGGCAGATTGTGTCGTCCAACTTATCCAGATTCTCGGCGGAGAGGCCGCGCACCTCATCATTACCCGCGACGGCGCGGAGCGCACGGATGTGCGTGAGCATGTCCTCCATCGTCGGAGCATCCCGCCCATCTTTTGCGAAGTGTTCGTCAACGATCTTGAGGAGAGACTCGCAATCCGGGCGCTTTGCCATGTCATCGCGAACGATCAGAGTGATCCCGGCAACGTCGGGGATAAGCGGCCGCTTTTCGTCATCATCCAGCCGGATGGCCATCGGACAACCCGCGCCAAGGAAAAGACCGAGTGGTTTCTTATCGCTCGATAGGCACTGCTGCAGGTAGCTGAGCTGCCTGTACGGATCCTCGATCATTCTCATGGACACCTCAACATAGCGTTGACTTCGTCTTCGTACGGTAAGGTCCAGGAACACTGTACCCACCACCCGCACCTTCACCCGCGCCGCAGATAATCTCGGCTATGGCTTCAAGCGTACTGTCATCAAGTCGCCTCATCACTCACGCTCCATCTTCTGCAATACCGCCAGCCCCGCCTCCGTTGTCTTATAGCGCTGCAGACGGCTTCGCGGCTTGTCCGGGATAGTCAGCGCCAACAACCCCGCTTCGATCAGCGGTCGCAAGTAGTTCTCGGTAAAGGTCTCCCGGTGCTTCAATCCGAGCAGTTCTCGAATCTCGATGGCTTTTCGAGGCGTCCTGCAGAAGAGAAGGACTTGCTCGATCACTTGTCCGCCGACTTGTCCGGTGACTTGTGTGGAACGCCCCGGCGATCAGGGGGTTGACCAGCATCGAACGCTTGAACTCCAGCGTCGGCCCTTCCCCTTCCTTGACGAGGGCGGCAAGTTGTTTCGCGTTGGCGGGAATCCTCGCGGTCGTCACGGATGTGCCCCTCCATACGGCTGGGAATCTTCGCGAACATGCATTGGCCTCGTCATCGCGTCGACGCTCAGGTAGTAGCGGGTCACGTTGGTGACCTGCGCTCGAACAGCAACCCATTCCAGATCTGTTATTACCCATTTTGTTACCCAATTCATTCGACATTACCCAATTGCCACTTGGCGGTTTTTTGCCATCGGGCGTTCTGGCCGCGAGCGACGGAGCCAAAAAGGATAATGCGGCGCGGATGGGCAATCTCGACGATTCGCCGGACCACATCATCAAGAAGCTCGGTGGTGACTGGGTCACTCATGCTTTTCCTCCTTACGGTGAGGAATCCACGCCAAAACGAGTCCTTTTTGTCTGCTCCGCCCATTCCATCAGCATCTGAGTGTCGGCGGCAGCCCTGGCCACGTTCAACAGCTTAGCCGCCATGTCGCTTGGGACAGCTTCCGTCCCAAGTCGCCCGATTGATGCTATGGTACGGCCTCAGTAATTTGGACAACATCCTTATAAGTCTAGGTCTAGAGGCCTGATCGCTAAATGAGAGATATTCTTCTTAAAGATCAAATAGTTGGTGCGTAAAAAAGCCAATTATCGGATTATTTTGAACAGTACCGACTGCATTTATTGTCTTGACATCATTACCAGTAATACTATTATTATCTCTAGAGCGGTAAGTCCGTTGTAGGTTCCTCCAGTGTTCCCATCCATAGGTTGGCCAAGCTGGAGGGGTTCAAGCCTGCACGGCGCGCTCTTTTTGTTTCTGCCACATTCAGGACCCTACAGGTACCTGTCGTCATAGCGGACTTTTTCCCGAAAAACGTCGAACCACGCTGTGTCGTCCCGCTCGTATTTTCTAAAGATCCCCCATGCGAAAAGATCGACTGCCTGAAGCCCCACGTTTTCATTCGACCGGTGGTGATAGATGTTGAGGGGAACTTTGGGGTCGATTCGGCCTTCGATCTGCCGGGTGATGTATCCGTTGAAATCTTCGATCTCCCGCTTACTTTTACTCCGGTCGATAATAAATTCAATTCGGCTCGCGGCCTGATCTATAGGAAGGCGGTCGAGAACGTTCCGAGCGATAAAGTTGTATACTCGGTCCTTGCGCGCCGCCAGTTCATCGTACACACGCCGCTTATTGAGGGTCAGGGCGTAGATCTCCAAGGGAATCGTTGCCACCTGATCGTAAAAATACCTCTTCACCGCAAGCGACGTGTGAGCCCCCTTCAGCTCAACCGGTCGGCTTCGGGAGAGTTTCCGACGACAGGTCTTCTTGACTGCCGACAGCAGGCGACGATTGTTGTCTACACCTTGGAGCGCCAAAATACATACCGTAAAAAACCGCGAGGGTTTCCGGGCGAAAAAGTCGAAGCCCAAATCCCCGCTCTCATCCAAGTAAAGGTACCACATCAGCCGACGGTTTGATCGGTTGTCGGCCGACTCATCTTTGTTCTCCATACGGCTGGGAATCCTCGCGGACCTGCATGGGCCTCGTCATCGCATCCACACTCAGGTAGTAGTGCGCGACTTTCTTGACCTCGTGCCAGTCGAGACGCGCCGGGTCGCGGATCGGCTCCTGGAGTCGCGGCGCATTGTCGCAGTCGGTGACGACGTAGAGCCAGTAACAGTCGGGCCGATCCTCGGCGACACGACGCTCGTTGGGCGTGAGCAGAATCGTGCCACTCGTCGCGCCGAGCCCTTTGACCTCGATGAGCCGCAGCTCACCGGAGGCCAGGTCGAGGCTCGTGATGTCGTAGCCCAGGTTCTTCTCTGAGACGTCATAGACCTGCCGATCCTGTGCCCGCTCGTGCTCCATCACCACGCGCATCGCGACGGCCTCGGTCTCGAAGTTCGGTTTGAGACGCCGCACCTCGGGCGCCTCGCGCGCGGGGTGCGGTAGCGCAAGGACGCTCGCGAGCCGCTCCACCGCCTGAAGCGTGAGTGCCCGTTGGCGCTCGAGGTCGGTCCTGCGGCGCTCGCGACGAGTCAATAGCTCCGCGTGCCGCGTCTCGGCCTGTGCGAGCCGTCCCTCCGCCCCGGCGACCTTCTGGTCCACCTCGGCCGCCGCGCGGCCGATCTCTTCGTCCGCACGTTGCAGGAGTTCGGTAAGCGAGAGTTCTACGTGGGCACTGATCCGCTCGACCTCGGCCAACCGGTCCCTGCGCGTCTCCTCGAGGAAGGGCGCGAGCGCGTGCTCGTGGAGCCAAGTGGTCGCCTCGGGAAGCGTGGCAACGCCCTCACCCCAACCCTCTCCCAGTGGGAGAGGGAGCGAGGGTGAGGGAGATACTGGCGTGAAGTTTCCGAGCAGGCTCGGTTCCCGGAGACGCGGCTCCCCGTCGTTCGAAACCTCAACCGCAAACAGCCGCTCATGGATGACCTGGCCGAGCCCATCCACCACACGCGCCCGGTAGAAGTCGATGCGCGCCGGGCATTCGTGCTGAAGCGAATAGAAGGTCGCGCCCTTGCCGAGGACGTTGAGCGCCTGCGCGTGGGTATGCCGCCGGATCGCTTCGAACAACGGATGGCCGGGCGTGACCCATTCCAGCTTGTTGGTTTCCGCCGTCTCGCGGTCGGTCGAGCAGCGTGGATAACGGTCGGCAACGGCCGGGAGCTTCCAGTCCGGTTCCTGCTCGTAGCGGCGGAGGATCGAGGGTGTCCGTGCCGGCTCGAATGTATGCGGCAGGTTCGGGAACGTCTTGAGTGTGAGCGGCACGAACTCGGCCGCCTCATGCAGGAAGCGCGCAATCGTCTCCGGCACCACGCGTCGCTCCTGCGCCAGCGCTCGCCGCTCGATCAGCATCTCCAGGTTGAGCTTCTTGCTGGCCAGTCCTTCCAGGGCATTCCGGCAGATCGCCCGGAATTGCCCCTCGTCCACGTCGCGGAGCAGGCGCTCCTCGAGGTCGGCATCGCCAAGACGCCCGGCATAGTAGTCGCGCAATACACGCTCGACGTGCGCCGCGGGCAGGACCTCGCCCACAACGTTGAAGACCGCGTCGTCGTCCAGGGCGTCCCGGATCTCCTGCAGCTTTTCGAGCAGCCGCTGCAAGACACGGCCTTCGATGGTGTTGGTGGCCACAAAGTTGAAGATCAGGCAGTCCTTTCGCTGACCGTAGCGATGGATACGGCCCATCCGCTGTTCGAGGCGGTTCGGGTTCCACGGGATATCGTAGTTGAACAGGATATGACAGACCTGGAGGTTGATCCCCTCCCCCGCCGCCTCCGTAGCGACCAGGACCTGGATCACGCCTTCACGGAACTGCTGCTCGGCGTGCAGGCGCGTCCCCGGCTCGTCGCGCGAGCCGGACTTCATGCCGCCATGAATACAGCCGACGCGAAAGCCCCAGGACTTCAGCCGATTCACCAGATAATCCAGTGTGTCCTTAAACTCAGTAAAGAGGAGCAGGCGCTGGTCGGGGTTGTCGAAGAAGCCCTGCTCGTGGAGCAGCGTTTTCAGTTTCGAGAGCTTGGCCTCGACACCGGCCTGTTCGACGGCCTGGGCCTGGGCTGAGAGACGCCGCAGCTCCTGCACCTCCTCGCGCACCTGGTCGGCGCTTCCCGCCAGCGTGATCGCCTCAAGTAATGTTTCGAGCCGATCGCGCTCACTCTCCTCCATCTCTTCCAGTTCGTCCGGATCGGGGAGATCCGGCGGCGCCTGCCGGGCCAGCTCCTGGGCGCGCTTGATCCCCTCCTCGAGACGGCGCGCGCGGTTGTCCAGAGAATGCCGCATGGCGTAGGTGCTGGAGGCCAATCGCCGCTGATAGAGGGACATGAGGAAGCCGATCGCGCGGGCGCGCGGGTCTTCTCCTTCAGCGGCGGCCCGAGCGCTTTCGCGTTTCACGAAGCGCGTCACGTCGCGATAGAGGTCGAACTCTGCCCCGTCGATGTGAAAGTCCACCGTGTGCGGGATGCGCTTGGTGAAGATCTTCTCGGCGGCCCAGGTGCCGTCCGCGCGCCGCTGGGGGAAGTAGACCATCGCCTCCTTGGTGCGGCGCAGGTAGAAGGGCGCCCGGCGGCGATCCATCGCCTCGCGGATCGACCGTACGTCGGCGTAGGCATCGGTATCGAGAAGCTGCAGGAACAGGCTGAAGTTCTCGGGATCGCCCTTGTGGGGGGTCGCCGTAAGCAGGAGGATGTGGTCCGAGATGTCACGCAGCAGCTCCCCGAGCCGGTAGCGCAGGCTCTTGTGCGACTCGTCCGCGGCCGACATGCGGTGCGCCTCGTCCACGATGACCAGATCCCAATGGACTTGGCGCAGCCCGGGCAGGATGTCCTGGCGCTTGGCCAGATCGAGGGACGTGATGATCCGGTTTCGCTCAAGCCACTGGTTCACACCGAACTGGTCGCGGATGTCCTGGCCTTTGAGCACGAGAAACTTCGTGTCGAACTTCTCCTTGAGCTCGCGCTGCCATTGGAAGGCGAGGTTGGCTGGGCAGACGATCAGGATACGCTCGGCGAGGCCTCGCAGTTCGAGTTCGCGGATGAGCAGGCCCGCCATGATGGTCTTCCCAGCCCCGGCGTCGTCGGCCAGGAGGAACCGCACACGCGCAAGCTTGAGCAGGTAGTCGTAGACCGCCTCGAGCTGGTGGGGGAGCGGATCGACGCGTGAGATCGAGAGTCCGAAGTAGGGATCGAATTCGTAAGCGATGCCCAGGGCGTAGGCCTGCAGACCGAGGCGCAGCAGGCACCCGTCGCCGTCAAAGGAGTGCCGCGCATCCAGGATGGTAAGACGCTCGAGCTCGTCGGCGGTCAGTGTCACCTTGCGGAAGCGCTCGGAGTGCGTGCCGACCAACCCAACCACCCAGCTCGCAGGGCCGTTTGCCTGAACGGTCTCCACCCGCATCGGCTCGTTGAAGAGCGGGCCGGTCAGGATCTGACCTGCACTGATGGGGGGTATGCCGGTCACTGTGCCGTGTCTATCCTCACGAAATCGCGTTCAGTAGTGAGCACTCAGCCGTCAGCCTCGGAGAAATCCCCCCAACCCCTCTTTGCTAAAAAAGGGGGCGATTAAATAGGTGGCCTGGAAGCCAGGACGAATACCGCCTTGCCGTTAACATTCACTGAAGCCGCAGGAGTAGCACTTTTGACAGCCCTCTTCATAGACGAGGGTGGCGAGGCCGCAATCGGGACACATGTCGCCGGCCTTCACGGAAGCCGTACCACCTGCCCCCTGTGGCCCGTCAGACAGGCGAGCCGCGAGGATCTCCTGAAGGCCGGGCTCAGTGAGGCCGATATACTCAGATAGGACCTGAGCGATAGCATCCGGCAAAGACCGGACCCGATCCTTCCCAAAGCCCATCGGTCGACGGCCGCCGATGCCGGAGAGTTGGTTCACGATCTGCGCAACCCGCTCCCGGGGCGACATCGGCGACGGCAGCCTGAGGATCATCGAGATGAGGCGGCCGATCGCCTCGGACACCGCAGAGGTGTCGCTCCCGGCCTTGCCGACGCTGGCGAAAACCTCAAACGGCTCACCTTCGCCGTTCTGGTTGACGGTGATGAAGGCGGTCCCGAGCGGTGTCTCCGACCGGTAGGTGACACCTTTCATGGTCCGCGGCCTCGGCTTGACTTTCAGCACCGCTTCGAATCCCGTTCCTGCGACGGTTGGGAGCGCTTCCGGCGTCTCCTGCTGCGCCACTCCTTCGCCCTCGCTCAAGGCAGGCGTTTCGACCGGGCTCACGGCATGCTTGGCGCCGGTGCCAAGATGTAAGACCTGCGTACCCTTACAACCATCGCGGAAGACCGTGATCCCGAGGCAGCCCAGCTCATGCGCCGTCATATACGCCTTGGCGATGTCTTCCGGCGTCGCTGAGTTGGGCAGGTTGATCGTCTTAGAAACGCCATTATCGGTCTGCTTCTGGAAGGCTGCCTGCATCTTGACATGCCAGATAGGCTCGATCTCGTGGGCCGTGATGAAGACCCGCTGGACGTCATCCGGTACGCCTTCAAGCCCGCGAACCGTCCCTCGCTCGGCCACCCGCCGCATCAGTTCTTCGCTGTAGAAGCCCCGCCGCTTCGCAATCTCCTCGAAGATCGGGTTGACGAAGGTCAGATGCCGGTCTCCTACGATATGGCTGAATGCGACGGCGAAGATCGGCTCGATCCCGGAAGAGCAGCCGACGATAATGCTGATCGTTCCGGTGGGGGCAATGGTCGTGACGGTAGCGTTGCGAAGAGGTTTCTGGCCCTTGTAAATGCTCCGCGCCCAGCGCGGAAACGGCCCTCGCGCCTCTGCCAGCTTCTCGGAGGCATCGTGGCCGATTCGCCGAATGAAGCCCATGATCTCCTCACCCAGCCTGACCGCCTCGTCGCTGTCGTATGGAATGCCAAGCTCAAGCAGCAGGTCGGCCCAGCCCATGACGCCAAGGCCGATGCGCCGGTTCTTGAGCACCTCCTCAGTAATATCCTTCAGCGGATAGGGATTCACGTCGATGACGTCGTCCAGGAAGCGGACTGCCGTCCGCACTACCTGCTCCAGTCCCACCCAATCGATTCGTTCAGCGACCCGGGCATTCGTTGGAATTGAAGGGAGGTAATACCTGGCCAGATTGACCGAGCCCAGATTGCAGGCGTCATTGGGTCCAAGCGGCTGTTCACCGCATTGGTGGACCACAAACCCATTTGCGACCATCGAGTGACTCTGGGGCTCTGTAAGGTCGTAGACCTTCCGTACGCCACTCGGCTCCACCGCGACTACGATATCGCTGAACCTCTGGGTATAGAACCCACGATACCGCACATTCTCCAAGCGCTGTTGCTTCAGGCCGAGGAAGCCGATCTCGCGGCGGAAGCGATCACGGGATTGCCCGAAGATCGCGAGCTCGAATAAGATGCCATCCGAGCCGTATGTTCGTGTGCCCGAGGGCGTTACATGAGCGGGAAACAGGCCCACCCGAGCGGGGCGTGACCGATCGAGGATCTGGCTCTTGATGCCAAGGTTCAGCAGAAGAAGCTGAACGCCACGCAGCAGTTCGCGACTCTTCGACGATAGCGCGATCCATGAGCTGTTGCTCTTCGGGTTGTCCCTAACCGTGCCATCGGCGGTGAAGAGCGCCTGCAGGAATCCGATGACAGCGTCCTGCGGCGCCGTGAACAGGGTCTCCGGAACCACTTTATTCTCGGCCTCGACTGCCCGCACTCCGAGCGCGCGGAAGAAATCGACAAAAAATGTCCCGTGATACGACAAGTGCCGCACGCCACGGACACGCTCAACTATCCGCACCGGCCGACCATACCATTCATCGAGGACCGGCTTGAGTCTCTCGGCTACCGCCATATCTCCAGCCCCGAAGGTGAACCCTACGCGGCAGTTCTTGTCGCCCCATCGGAGCCAACCGTCCCCGACCAGCCATCCCAGCACGAGACCGAGTTCACGGCTCCACGTCGTCGGTAGGGCATGCCGATATACCCGGCCATTGCGTCCGCGGAATTCGTTCGTAATAGGGAATGGCAGGCGCGGGTCGTCAGCAAAGACGCCCGGGTTGCCCTGGACGAGGATACGATCGGCGCCAAGCTTCAGGTTACCAGCGGCGACCCACCCCCGCTCGGTCATGAATCGATGGTCGGGCGTGCACGTCAGCTCGAAGCCCCCTTTTGTGCGGACCGTCACCGTCTCACGTTCACCCGAGCAAAACGCCCGAGTGATCGGTAGGCAGCCGTAACCGTAAGCGGATAAAGGCACATTGTGCGTGCCCTCCCAGACGAGCAACTGGGCAGGTTGAAGCCGGGGGTCAACCTGCACAGCAACACCGCCCTGCCCGTAGGTAGCTACTAAGTTCTCCATCTTCAACAACCCGCGATCCGTCGGGACCAGTGCGTCGCCCACGATACAGGGGTTCGTGGCCTCGATCAGCTCATCCTGCGGAATGGGATTGGCCGGGCTCGCGTTGATGCGATCGATGAAGACCATCCCAGGATCACCGGTCCGCCAGGCCGCCTGGACGATCCGGTGAAAGACCTCATGAGCCCGAAGGTGGCCGGTCACGAGCTTGGTGTGAGGATCGACCAGCCCATAGGTCTCGTCCTTCACCAGGGCGTCCATAAATGTTTCGGTGGCAGCCACCGAGATATTGAAGTTGGTGATTCCGCCGTCCAGCTTACAGTCGATGAACTCCAGAATGTCAGGGTGATCCACTCTGAGAATCCCCATGTTGGCGCCACGCCTGGCCCCCCCTTGCTTGACCGCCTCGGTAGCGGCATTGAAGACCCGA
This genomic window contains:
- a CDS encoding DUF3800 domain-containing protein, yielding MENKDESADNRSNRRLMWYLYLDESGDLGFDFFARKPSRFFTVCILALQGVDNNRRLLSAVKKTCRRKLSRSRPVELKGAHTSLAVKRYFYDQVATIPLEIYALTLNKRRVYDELAARKDRVYNFIARNVLDRLPIDQAASRIEFIIDRSKSKREIEDFNGYITRQIEGRIDPKVPLNIYHHRSNENVGLQAVDLFAWGIFRKYERDDTAWFDVFREKVRYDDRYL
- a CDS encoding DUF3883 domain-containing protein; amino-acid sequence: MRVETVQANGPASWVVGLVGTHSERFRKVTLTADELERLTILDARHSFDGDGCLLRLGLQAYALGIAYEFDPYFGLSISRVDPLPHQLEAVYDYLLKLARVRFLLADDAGAGKTIMAGLLIRELELRGLAERILIVCPANLAFQWQRELKEKFDTKFLVLKGQDIRDQFGVNQWLERNRIITSLDLAKRQDILPGLRQVHWDLVIVDEAHRMSAADESHKSLRYRLGELLRDISDHILLLTATPHKGDPENFSLFLQLLDTDAYADVRSIREAMDRRRAPFYLRRTKEAMVYFPQRRADGTWAAEKIFTKRIPHTVDFHIDGAEFDLYRDVTRFVKRESARAAAEGEDPRARAIGFLMSLYQRRLASSTYAMRHSLDNRARRLEEGIKRAQELARQAPPDLPDPDELEEMEESERDRLETLLEAITLAGSADQVREEVQELRRLSAQAQAVEQAGVEAKLSKLKTLLHEQGFFDNPDQRLLLFTEFKDTLDYLVNRLKSWGFRVGCIHGGMKSGSRDEPGTRLHAEQQFREGVIQVLVATEAAGEGINLQVCHILFNYDIPWNPNRLEQRMGRIHRYGQRKDCLIFNFVATNTIEGRVLQRLLEKLQEIRDALDDDAVFNVVGEVLPAAHVERVLRDYYAGRLGDADLEERLLRDVDEGQFRAICRNALEGLASKKLNLEMLIERRALAQERRVVPETIARFLHEAAEFVPLTLKTFPNLPHTFEPARTPSILRRYEQEPDWKLPAVADRYPRCSTDRETAETNKLEWVTPGHPLFEAIRRHTHAQALNVLGKGATFYSLQHECPARIDFYRARVVDGLGQVIHERLFAVEVSNDGEPRLREPSLLGNFTPVSPSPSLPLPLGEGWGEGVATLPEATTWLHEHALAPFLEETRRDRLAEVERISAHVELSLTELLQRADEEIGRAAAEVDQKVAGAEGRLAQAETRHAELLTRRERRRTDLERQRALTLQAVERLASVLALPHPAREAPEVRRLKPNFETEAVAMRVVMEHERAQDRQVYDVSEKNLGYDITSLDLASGELRLIEVKGLGATSGTILLTPNERRVAEDRPDCYWLYVVTDCDNAPRLQEPIRDPARLDWHEVKKVAHYYLSVDAMTRPMQVREDSQPYGEQR
- a CDS encoding ribonucleoside reductase class II produces the protein MVGKTSESTFHGIEQGAEAVQVFGPQPAKSGQWSESALRVLNERYLMRDGTGAKETPEEMCWRVAVAIAKAERQWGRSETEAREVAESFYDVMVEGRFLPNSPTMMNAGKENGMQYSACFVLPVDDSMEGIFEAVKRAAIIHQSGGGTGFAFSRLRPKDTLVKSTGGKASGPISFLRVFNAATEAVKQGGARRGANMGILRVDHPDILEFIDCKLDGGITNFNISVAATETFMDALVKDETYGLVDPHTKLVTGHLRAHEVFHRIVQAAWRTGDPGMVFIDRINASPANPIPQDELIEATNPCIVGDALVPTDRGLLKMENLVATYGQGGVAVQVDPRLQPAQLLVWEGTHNVPLSAYGYGCLPITRAFCSGERETVTVRTKGGFELTCTPDHRFMTERGWVAAGNLKLGADRILVQGNPGVFADDPRLPFPITNEFRGRNGRVYRHALPTTWSRELGLVLGWLVGDGWLRWGDKNCRVGFTFGAGDMAVAERLKPVLDEWYGRPVRIVERVRGVRHLSYHGTFFVDFFRALGVRAVEAENKVVPETLFTAPQDAVIGFLQALFTADGTVRDNPKSNSSWIALSSKSRELLRGVQLLLLNLGIKSQILDRSRPARVGLFPAHVTPSGTRTYGSDGILFELAIFGQSRDRFRREIGFLGLKQQRLENVRYRGFYTQRFSDIVVAVEPSGVRKVYDLTEPQSHSMVANGFVVHQCGEQPLGPNDACNLGSVNLARYYLPSIPTNARVAERIDWVGLEQVVRTAVRFLDDVIDVNPYPLKDITEEVLKNRRIGLGVMGWADLLLELGIPYDSDEAVRLGEEIMGFIRRIGHDASEKLAEARGPFPRWARSIYKGQKPLRNATVTTIAPTGTISIIVGCSSGIEPIFAVAFSHIVGDRHLTFVNPIFEEIAKRRGFYSEELMRRVAERGTVRGLEGVPDDVQRVFITAHEIEPIWHVKMQAAFQKQTDNGVSKTINLPNSATPEDIAKAYMTAHELGCLGITVFRDGCKGTQVLHLGTGAKHAVSPVETPALSEGEGVAQQETPEALPTVAGTGFEAVLKVKPRPRTMKGVTYRSETPLGTAFITVNQNGEGEPFEVFASVGKAGSDTSAVSEAIGRLISMILRLPSPMSPRERVAQIVNQLSGIGGRRPMGFGKDRVRSLPDAIAQVLSEYIGLTEPGLQEILAARLSDGPQGAGGTASVKAGDMCPDCGLATLVYEEGCQKCYSCGFSEC